One window of Desulfobacca acetoxidans DSM 11109 genomic DNA carries:
- the atpD gene encoding F0F1 ATP synthase subunit beta, whose amino-acid sequence MIIGKIARVIGPVVDVEFEEGQLPHILDALLISNPAIDDTEDNLVVEVAQHLGNNVVRTIAMDTTDGLVRGMPVKATGKPIAVPVGHEALGRVLNVVGKPVDGLGTVEAKNYYTIHRPAPAFVDQDTTVKVLETGVKVIDLLVPFPRGGKMGMFGGAGVGKTVIMMEMVHNIAMHHGGISVFAGVGERTREGNDLYLEMKHSGVLPKCALIYGQMTEPPGARARVALTGLTAAEYFRDEEGQDVLLFIDNIFRFTQAGSEVSALLGRMPSAVGYQPTLGTDLGELQERITSTKKGSITSVQCVYVPADDLTDPAPATTFAHLDGTVVLSRQIAELGIYPAVDPLDSTSRILDPMVLGEEHYRVSRQVQMILQKYKELQDIIAILGVDELSDEDKITVARARKIQRFLSQPFFVAATFTGMDGKFVSVPDTVRGFKEIIEGKHDDLPEQAFYMVGGIEEAVAKAERLAAMG is encoded by the coding sequence ATGATTATTGGAAAAATCGCCCGAGTCATCGGACCGGTTGTCGACGTAGAATTTGAGGAAGGTCAACTTCCTCACATCCTGGATGCGTTGCTCATCTCCAACCCGGCCATCGACGACACCGAAGACAACCTGGTCGTTGAGGTGGCCCAACATTTAGGCAACAATGTCGTCCGCACTATCGCCATGGACACTACGGACGGTCTGGTACGGGGAATGCCGGTCAAGGCTACCGGCAAACCCATCGCCGTGCCCGTAGGCCACGAGGCCCTGGGACGCGTTCTCAACGTGGTCGGCAAACCCGTGGACGGCTTAGGAACAGTTGAGGCCAAGAATTATTATACCATCCATCGTCCCGCTCCGGCCTTTGTCGATCAGGACACCACGGTGAAAGTTCTGGAGACCGGCGTCAAGGTTATCGACCTGCTGGTTCCCTTCCCCCGTGGCGGTAAGATGGGCATGTTCGGCGGCGCCGGCGTCGGCAAGACCGTTATCATGATGGAGATGGTGCACAACATCGCCATGCACCACGGCGGCATTTCGGTGTTTGCCGGTGTGGGCGAGCGCACCCGTGAAGGCAACGACCTCTACCTCGAAATGAAACACTCCGGCGTTCTCCCCAAATGCGCCCTGATTTACGGCCAAATGACCGAGCCTCCCGGTGCCCGGGCCCGCGTGGCCTTGACCGGTCTGACCGCCGCCGAGTATTTCCGGGATGAAGAAGGCCAGGACGTGCTCCTGTTCATTGACAACATCTTCCGTTTTACCCAGGCCGGTTCCGAGGTTTCGGCGCTTTTAGGCCGCATGCCTTCGGCGGTCGGTTACCAGCCTACTCTGGGTACTGACCTTGGTGAATTACAGGAACGGATCACCTCAACCAAGAAGGGCTCCATTACTTCGGTGCAGTGCGTTTACGTGCCCGCCGACGACTTGACCGACCCGGCCCCGGCCACCACTTTTGCCCACTTGGACGGCACCGTGGTGCTCTCCCGGCAGATCGCCGAACTCGGTATCTATCCAGCCGTGGACCCGTTGGACTCCACCTCCCGGATTTTGGACCCCATGGTCCTGGGTGAGGAGCACTATCGGGTATCCCGCCAGGTCCAGATGATCCTGCAGAAATACAAAGAGCTTCAGGACATCATTGCCATTCTGGGCGTGGATGAACTCTCTGACGAAGACAAGATCACCGTGGCCCGGGCCCGGAAGATTCAGCGCTTCCTGTCACAGCCCTTCTTTGTGGCGGCCACCTTCACCGGCATGGACGGCAAGTTCGTCTCCGTGCCCGATACCGTGCGCGGCTTCAAGGAAATTATCGAAGGCAAACACGACGACCTGCCCGAGCAGGCCTTCTACATGGTCGGTGGCATTGAAGAGGCCGTAGCCAAGGCTGAGCGCTTAGCGGCTATGGGCTAA
- a CDS encoding F0F1 ATP synthase subunit epsilon — protein MAEKSLLLEVVTPDRQVVSTEVDIVVAPGVEGQFGVLVNHIPFLSALEIGEMYYRKGGQVEYIFIGGGFAEVTGAKVTILADSAERGKEIDIERAKRARERAEKRLAMGRTAEIDWARAEAALRRSISRMKVAGR, from the coding sequence ATGGCAGAAAAAAGCCTGTTATTAGAAGTTGTGACACCGGACCGCCAGGTGGTCTCTACCGAGGTCGACATTGTCGTTGCACCCGGAGTAGAAGGCCAGTTCGGCGTCCTGGTGAATCACATCCCCTTCCTCTCGGCACTCGAGATCGGGGAGATGTACTATCGCAAAGGCGGTCAAGTGGAGTATATCTTCATTGGCGGCGGCTTTGCGGAGGTTACCGGCGCCAAGGTCACTATCCTGGCGGACTCGGCCGAACGTGGTAAGGAAATCGATATCGAGCGGGCCAAGCGGGCGCGGGAACGGGCCGAGAAGCGCCTGGCCATGGGCCGGACCGCAGAAATCGACTGGGCCCGGGCTGAAGCCGCCCTACGGCGCTCCATTTCCCGAATGAAGGTCGCCGGCCGGTAA